In Juglans regia cultivar Chandler chromosome 5, Walnut 2.0, whole genome shotgun sequence, the following are encoded in one genomic region:
- the LOC109002406 gene encoding probable LRR receptor-like serine/threonine-protein kinase At1g06840 isoform X2, whose protein sequence is MYKSRAWTYGVSFVAWLCWSSLLIGAKNPNTHPQEVKALQAIKRSLIDPHKNLNNWNRGDPCTSNWTGIACFNEKLDDGYLHVQQLILLNMNLSGSLSPELGYLSHMTILDFMWNNISGSIPKEIGNIKSLKLLLLNGNQLTGSLPEELGYLQNLDRIQIDQNHISGPIPVSFSKLKKAKHFHMNNNSISGQIPAELSRLSRLVHFLLDNNNLSGYLPPEFSQMPRLQIIQLDNNRFDGTTIPVSYSNMSQLLKLSLRNCNLQGTIPDLSQIRNLYYLDLSSNKLNGLIPPGRLSENITTIYLSNNNLTGPVPENFSGLPHLQILSIANNSLSGSIPSTIWENRTLNETESLIVELQNNKLSNITGSTSLPPNVTVWLQGNPLCSKTNLVQFCGFESGNKINSESSTNTTSVCQPQRCPPPYENSPTSPEPCFCAAPLLVGYRLKSPGFSNFLPYRYRFEEFLTSALKLFNFQLYIDSFAWEEGPRLGMHFKLFPVYNTNVNNPNIFNTSEVRRILHMFVSWDIHDPDIFGPYEVLNFTLLDVYKDVIATSQRSALSKGALVGIVLGTIAGAVILSVVVSLLTLRARMRNHPAVLRRRHPSKASMKIDGVKPFTYGEMAMATNNFNSSTQVGQGGYGKVYKGTLTDGTVVAIKRAQEGSLQGEKEFLTEIELLSRLHHRNLVSLIGYCDEECEQMLVYEFMPNGTLRDHLSAKSKEPLSFAMRLRIALGSAKGILYLHTEADPPIFHRDIKASNILLDLKYTAKVADFGLSRLAPVPDIEGTVPAHISTVVKGTPGYLDPEYFLTHKLTDKSDVYSLGIVFLELLTGMQPISRGKNIVREVNVAYKSGVIFSVVDERMGSFPSDCVVKFLSLALKCCQDETDARPSMAEVVRVLESLWHLIPDSDTKMAYPMDTDTVKVVSLQSSSSAVENPYVSSDVSGSNLVSGVVPSITPR, encoded by the exons ATGTACAAGTCAAGAGCTTGGACGTATGGAGTATCTTTTGTTGCATGGTTGTGTTGGTCTTCACTACTCATCGGAGCAAAGAATCCCAATACCCACCCCCAAGAAG TGAAGGCATTGCAGGCCATCAAGAGAAGTTTGATAGATCCTCATAAGAATCTAAATAATTGGAATCGAGGGGATCCATGCACATCAAATTGGACAGGGATTGCGTGCTTCAATGAGAAACTCGATGATGGATATCTACATGTTCAACAATT GATTCTCCTAAATATGAATCTATCAGGAAGTCTATCACCAGAGCTTGGCTACTTATCGCATATGACAATATT GGACTTCATGTGGAACAACATAAGCGGGAGTATACCAAAGGAGATAGGCAATATTAAGTCTTTGAAACTCTT GCTTCTGAATGGAAACCAATTAACAGGTTCCTTACCTGAAGAGCTTGGTTATCTTCAAAACTTGGACAGAATACAAATTGACCAGAATCACATATCGGGACCAATACCTGTATCATTTTCAAAGTTGAAAAAAGCAAAGCACTT TCACATGAACAACAATTCAATTAGTGGGCAAATCCCAGCTGAACTATCCAGATTATCAAGGCTCGTTCACTT CCTTCTTGATAATAACAACTTATCAGGGTATCTGCCACCAGAGTTCTCCCAAATGCCCAGATTACAGATAAT tCAGCTCGATAACAATCGGTTTGATGGCACTACAATTCCAGTTTCTTACAGCAACATGTCTCAATTGCTGAAGCT GAGCCTTAGGAACTGCAACTTGCAAGGAACAATCCCTGATTTGAGCCAAATACGAAACCTTTATTATCT AGACCTCAGTTCAAACAAGCTAAATGGATTGATACCTCCGGGTAGACTTTCCGAGAATATCACGACCAT CTATTTATCCAACAACAATCTTACTGGACCAGTTCCTGAAAACTTTTCGGGTCTTCCTCATCTTCAAATACT GTCAATTGCAAACAATTCATTGAGTGGCTCAATTCCATCCACCATTTGGGAAAATAGGACTTTGAATGAAACAGAAAGCCTCATTGT GGAGTTGCAGAATAATAAGCTATCAAATATTACAGGCAGTACCAGTTTACCTCCGAATGTCACCGTCTG GCTTCAAGGCAATCCCTTATGCTCAAAAACTAACCTAGTCCAGTTCTGTGGATTTGAAAGTGGGAATAAAATTAACAGTGAGAGTTCAACAAATACCACTTCTGTTTGTCAACCTCAAAGATGCCCACCCCCTTATGAAAATTCTCCTACATCTCCTGAACCTTGTTTCTGCGCTGCTCCTCTGCTTGTTGGATATCGGTTGAAAAGTCCTGGATTCAGCAATTTTCTCCCGTACAGATATAGATTTGAGGAGTTCCTGACATCTGCTCTTAAGTTATTCAATTTTCAGCTGTACATTGATTCGTTTGCATGGGAAGAAGGACCTCGACTGGGAATGCACTTTAAGCTTTTCCCtgtatataatactaatgtcaACAATCCTAATATCTTCAATACAAGTGAGGTTCGGCGAATCCTCCATATGTTCGTATCATGGGACATTCATGATCCGGATATATTTGGACCTTATGAAGTTCTGAACTTCACTCTACTAGACGTTTATAAAGATG TGATTGCCACCTCTCAAAGGTCTGCTTTAAGCAAAGGTGCTTTGGTTGGCATAGTATTGGGGACCATTGCAGGTGCAGTTATATTGTCTGTAGTTGTTTCTCTTCTGACACTCAGGGCGCGTATGAGAAACCACCCTGCAGTTTTGAGAAGACGTCATC CATCTAAGGCCTCCATGAAAATTGATGGCGTGAAGCCTTTCACTTATGGGGAAATGGCTATGGCTACAAACAACTTCAACAGCTCCACTCAGGTTGGCCAAGGAGGGTATGGAAAGGTCTATAAAGGCACTCTGACAGATGGTACAGTTGTGGCCATAAAGCGTGCACAAGAGGGTTCATTACAGGGTGAGAAGGAGTTCTTAACAGAGATAGAGTTGTTGTCAAGGTTGCACCATCGGAACCTTGTGTCTTTGATTGGATACTGTGATGAAGAGTGTGAACAG ATGTTGGTCTATGAGTTTATGCCAAATGGTACTCTAAGGGATCACCTTTCTG CCAAGTCTAAAGAACCTCTGAGTTTTGCTATGAGATTGAGAATTGCCCTGGGATCAGCTAAGGGCATCCTCTACCTACATACGGAAGCTGATCCTCCTATATTTCACCGGGATATCAAGGCCAGCAACATATTATTGGACTTAAAGTATACTGCAAAAGTTGCTGATTTTGGACTTTCGCGACTGGCCCCAGTTCCAGATATTGAAGGGACTGTGCCTGCTCATATATCTACAGTTGTGAAGGGGACACCA GGTTACCTAGATCCGGAGTACTTcttaactcacaaattgaccGACAAAAGTGATGTTTATAGTCTCGGTATTGTATTTCTAGAACTCCTGACTGGGATGCAGCCAATTTCACGcggaaaaaatattgttagagag GTTAATGTTGCATATAAATCTGGTGTAATCTTTTCGGTTGTCGATGAGCGAATGGGTTCTTTTCCTTCTGATTGTGTGGTGAAGTTTTTGAGTTTGGCCCTCAAGTGTTGCCAAGATGAGACAGATGCACGGCCTTCGATGGCGGAGGTAGTCCGAGTGCTTGAAAGTTTATGGCATTTGATTCCGGATTCTGACACCAAAATGGCATATCCCATGGACACTGACACTGTAAAGGTTGTGAGTTTACAGTCATCGTCCTCTGCAGTGGAGAATCCTTATGTGTCATCAGATGTTTCTGGGAGCAACCTTGTTAGTGGAGTTGTTCCAAGCATCACGCCTAGATAG
- the LOC109002406 gene encoding probable LRR receptor-like serine/threonine-protein kinase At1g06840 isoform X3 — translation MEYLLLHGCVGLHYSSEQRIPIPTPKKCAVKALQAIKRSLIDPHKNLNNWNRGDPCTSNWTGIACFNEKLDDGYLHVQQLILLNMNLSGSLSPELGYLSHMTILDFMWNNISGSIPKEIGNIKSLKLLLLNGNQLTGSLPEELGYLQNLDRIQIDQNHISGPIPVSFSKLKKAKHFHMNNNSISGQIPAELSRLSRLVHFLLDNNNLSGYLPPEFSQMPRLQIIQLDNNRFDGTTIPVSYSNMSQLLKLSLRNCNLQGTIPDLSQIRNLYYLDLSSNKLNGLIPPGRLSENITTIYLSNNNLTGPVPENFSGLPHLQILSIANNSLSGSIPSTIWENRTLNETESLIVELQNNKLSNITGSTSLPPNVTVWLQGNPLCSKTNLVQFCGFESGNKINSESSTNTTSVCQPQRCPPPYENSPTSPEPCFCAAPLLVGYRLKSPGFSNFLPYRYRFEEFLTSALKLFNFQLYIDSFAWEEGPRLGMHFKLFPVYNTNVNNPNIFNTSEVRRILHMFVSWDIHDPDIFGPYEVLNFTLLDVYKDVIATSQRSALSKGALVGIVLGTIAGAVILSVVVSLLTLRARMRNHPAVLRRRHPSKASMKIDGVKPFTYGEMAMATNNFNSSTQVGQGGYGKVYKGTLTDGTVVAIKRAQEGSLQGEKEFLTEIELLSRLHHRNLVSLIGYCDEECEQMLVYEFMPNGTLRDHLSAKSKEPLSFAMRLRIALGSAKGILYLHTEADPPIFHRDIKASNILLDLKYTAKVADFGLSRLAPVPDIEGTVPAHISTVVKGTPGYLDPEYFLTHKLTDKSDVYSLGIVFLELLTGMQPISRGKNIVREVNVAYKSGVIFSVVDERMGSFPSDCVVKFLSLALKCCQDETDARPSMAEVVRVLESLWHLIPDSDTKMAYPMDTDTVKVVSLQSSSSAVENPYVSSDVSGSNLVSGVVPSITPR, via the exons ATGGAGTATCTTTTGTTGCATGGTTGTGTTGGTCTTCACTACTCATCGGAGCAAAGAATCCCAATACCCACCCCCAAGAAG TGTGCAGTGAAGGCATTGCAGGCCATCAAGAGAAGTTTGATAGATCCTCATAAGAATCTAAATAATTGGAATCGAGGGGATCCATGCACATCAAATTGGACAGGGATTGCGTGCTTCAATGAGAAACTCGATGATGGATATCTACATGTTCAACAATT GATTCTCCTAAATATGAATCTATCAGGAAGTCTATCACCAGAGCTTGGCTACTTATCGCATATGACAATATT GGACTTCATGTGGAACAACATAAGCGGGAGTATACCAAAGGAGATAGGCAATATTAAGTCTTTGAAACTCTT GCTTCTGAATGGAAACCAATTAACAGGTTCCTTACCTGAAGAGCTTGGTTATCTTCAAAACTTGGACAGAATACAAATTGACCAGAATCACATATCGGGACCAATACCTGTATCATTTTCAAAGTTGAAAAAAGCAAAGCACTT TCACATGAACAACAATTCAATTAGTGGGCAAATCCCAGCTGAACTATCCAGATTATCAAGGCTCGTTCACTT CCTTCTTGATAATAACAACTTATCAGGGTATCTGCCACCAGAGTTCTCCCAAATGCCCAGATTACAGATAAT tCAGCTCGATAACAATCGGTTTGATGGCACTACAATTCCAGTTTCTTACAGCAACATGTCTCAATTGCTGAAGCT GAGCCTTAGGAACTGCAACTTGCAAGGAACAATCCCTGATTTGAGCCAAATACGAAACCTTTATTATCT AGACCTCAGTTCAAACAAGCTAAATGGATTGATACCTCCGGGTAGACTTTCCGAGAATATCACGACCAT CTATTTATCCAACAACAATCTTACTGGACCAGTTCCTGAAAACTTTTCGGGTCTTCCTCATCTTCAAATACT GTCAATTGCAAACAATTCATTGAGTGGCTCAATTCCATCCACCATTTGGGAAAATAGGACTTTGAATGAAACAGAAAGCCTCATTGT GGAGTTGCAGAATAATAAGCTATCAAATATTACAGGCAGTACCAGTTTACCTCCGAATGTCACCGTCTG GCTTCAAGGCAATCCCTTATGCTCAAAAACTAACCTAGTCCAGTTCTGTGGATTTGAAAGTGGGAATAAAATTAACAGTGAGAGTTCAACAAATACCACTTCTGTTTGTCAACCTCAAAGATGCCCACCCCCTTATGAAAATTCTCCTACATCTCCTGAACCTTGTTTCTGCGCTGCTCCTCTGCTTGTTGGATATCGGTTGAAAAGTCCTGGATTCAGCAATTTTCTCCCGTACAGATATAGATTTGAGGAGTTCCTGACATCTGCTCTTAAGTTATTCAATTTTCAGCTGTACATTGATTCGTTTGCATGGGAAGAAGGACCTCGACTGGGAATGCACTTTAAGCTTTTCCCtgtatataatactaatgtcaACAATCCTAATATCTTCAATACAAGTGAGGTTCGGCGAATCCTCCATATGTTCGTATCATGGGACATTCATGATCCGGATATATTTGGACCTTATGAAGTTCTGAACTTCACTCTACTAGACGTTTATAAAGATG TGATTGCCACCTCTCAAAGGTCTGCTTTAAGCAAAGGTGCTTTGGTTGGCATAGTATTGGGGACCATTGCAGGTGCAGTTATATTGTCTGTAGTTGTTTCTCTTCTGACACTCAGGGCGCGTATGAGAAACCACCCTGCAGTTTTGAGAAGACGTCATC CATCTAAGGCCTCCATGAAAATTGATGGCGTGAAGCCTTTCACTTATGGGGAAATGGCTATGGCTACAAACAACTTCAACAGCTCCACTCAGGTTGGCCAAGGAGGGTATGGAAAGGTCTATAAAGGCACTCTGACAGATGGTACAGTTGTGGCCATAAAGCGTGCACAAGAGGGTTCATTACAGGGTGAGAAGGAGTTCTTAACAGAGATAGAGTTGTTGTCAAGGTTGCACCATCGGAACCTTGTGTCTTTGATTGGATACTGTGATGAAGAGTGTGAACAG ATGTTGGTCTATGAGTTTATGCCAAATGGTACTCTAAGGGATCACCTTTCTG CCAAGTCTAAAGAACCTCTGAGTTTTGCTATGAGATTGAGAATTGCCCTGGGATCAGCTAAGGGCATCCTCTACCTACATACGGAAGCTGATCCTCCTATATTTCACCGGGATATCAAGGCCAGCAACATATTATTGGACTTAAAGTATACTGCAAAAGTTGCTGATTTTGGACTTTCGCGACTGGCCCCAGTTCCAGATATTGAAGGGACTGTGCCTGCTCATATATCTACAGTTGTGAAGGGGACACCA GGTTACCTAGATCCGGAGTACTTcttaactcacaaattgaccGACAAAAGTGATGTTTATAGTCTCGGTATTGTATTTCTAGAACTCCTGACTGGGATGCAGCCAATTTCACGcggaaaaaatattgttagagag GTTAATGTTGCATATAAATCTGGTGTAATCTTTTCGGTTGTCGATGAGCGAATGGGTTCTTTTCCTTCTGATTGTGTGGTGAAGTTTTTGAGTTTGGCCCTCAAGTGTTGCCAAGATGAGACAGATGCACGGCCTTCGATGGCGGAGGTAGTCCGAGTGCTTGAAAGTTTATGGCATTTGATTCCGGATTCTGACACCAAAATGGCATATCCCATGGACACTGACACTGTAAAGGTTGTGAGTTTACAGTCATCGTCCTCTGCAGTGGAGAATCCTTATGTGTCATCAGATGTTTCTGGGAGCAACCTTGTTAGTGGAGTTGTTCCAAGCATCACGCCTAGATAG
- the LOC109002406 gene encoding probable LRR receptor-like serine/threonine-protein kinase At1g06840 isoform X1 has product MELLWIQLRCTSQELGRMEYLLLHGCVGLHYSSEQRIPIPTPKKCAVKALQAIKRSLIDPHKNLNNWNRGDPCTSNWTGIACFNEKLDDGYLHVQQLILLNMNLSGSLSPELGYLSHMTILDFMWNNISGSIPKEIGNIKSLKLLLLNGNQLTGSLPEELGYLQNLDRIQIDQNHISGPIPVSFSKLKKAKHFHMNNNSISGQIPAELSRLSRLVHFLLDNNNLSGYLPPEFSQMPRLQIIQLDNNRFDGTTIPVSYSNMSQLLKLSLRNCNLQGTIPDLSQIRNLYYLDLSSNKLNGLIPPGRLSENITTIYLSNNNLTGPVPENFSGLPHLQILSIANNSLSGSIPSTIWENRTLNETESLIVELQNNKLSNITGSTSLPPNVTVWLQGNPLCSKTNLVQFCGFESGNKINSESSTNTTSVCQPQRCPPPYENSPTSPEPCFCAAPLLVGYRLKSPGFSNFLPYRYRFEEFLTSALKLFNFQLYIDSFAWEEGPRLGMHFKLFPVYNTNVNNPNIFNTSEVRRILHMFVSWDIHDPDIFGPYEVLNFTLLDVYKDVIATSQRSALSKGALVGIVLGTIAGAVILSVVVSLLTLRARMRNHPAVLRRRHPSKASMKIDGVKPFTYGEMAMATNNFNSSTQVGQGGYGKVYKGTLTDGTVVAIKRAQEGSLQGEKEFLTEIELLSRLHHRNLVSLIGYCDEECEQMLVYEFMPNGTLRDHLSAKSKEPLSFAMRLRIALGSAKGILYLHTEADPPIFHRDIKASNILLDLKYTAKVADFGLSRLAPVPDIEGTVPAHISTVVKGTPGYLDPEYFLTHKLTDKSDVYSLGIVFLELLTGMQPISRGKNIVREVNVAYKSGVIFSVVDERMGSFPSDCVVKFLSLALKCCQDETDARPSMAEVVRVLESLWHLIPDSDTKMAYPMDTDTVKVVSLQSSSSAVENPYVSSDVSGSNLVSGVVPSITPR; this is encoded by the exons ATGGAACTGCTTTGGATTCAATTGC GATGTACAAGTCAAGAGCTTGGACGTATGGAGTATCTTTTGTTGCATGGTTGTGTTGGTCTTCACTACTCATCGGAGCAAAGAATCCCAATACCCACCCCCAAGAAG TGTGCAGTGAAGGCATTGCAGGCCATCAAGAGAAGTTTGATAGATCCTCATAAGAATCTAAATAATTGGAATCGAGGGGATCCATGCACATCAAATTGGACAGGGATTGCGTGCTTCAATGAGAAACTCGATGATGGATATCTACATGTTCAACAATT GATTCTCCTAAATATGAATCTATCAGGAAGTCTATCACCAGAGCTTGGCTACTTATCGCATATGACAATATT GGACTTCATGTGGAACAACATAAGCGGGAGTATACCAAAGGAGATAGGCAATATTAAGTCTTTGAAACTCTT GCTTCTGAATGGAAACCAATTAACAGGTTCCTTACCTGAAGAGCTTGGTTATCTTCAAAACTTGGACAGAATACAAATTGACCAGAATCACATATCGGGACCAATACCTGTATCATTTTCAAAGTTGAAAAAAGCAAAGCACTT TCACATGAACAACAATTCAATTAGTGGGCAAATCCCAGCTGAACTATCCAGATTATCAAGGCTCGTTCACTT CCTTCTTGATAATAACAACTTATCAGGGTATCTGCCACCAGAGTTCTCCCAAATGCCCAGATTACAGATAAT tCAGCTCGATAACAATCGGTTTGATGGCACTACAATTCCAGTTTCTTACAGCAACATGTCTCAATTGCTGAAGCT GAGCCTTAGGAACTGCAACTTGCAAGGAACAATCCCTGATTTGAGCCAAATACGAAACCTTTATTATCT AGACCTCAGTTCAAACAAGCTAAATGGATTGATACCTCCGGGTAGACTTTCCGAGAATATCACGACCAT CTATTTATCCAACAACAATCTTACTGGACCAGTTCCTGAAAACTTTTCGGGTCTTCCTCATCTTCAAATACT GTCAATTGCAAACAATTCATTGAGTGGCTCAATTCCATCCACCATTTGGGAAAATAGGACTTTGAATGAAACAGAAAGCCTCATTGT GGAGTTGCAGAATAATAAGCTATCAAATATTACAGGCAGTACCAGTTTACCTCCGAATGTCACCGTCTG GCTTCAAGGCAATCCCTTATGCTCAAAAACTAACCTAGTCCAGTTCTGTGGATTTGAAAGTGGGAATAAAATTAACAGTGAGAGTTCAACAAATACCACTTCTGTTTGTCAACCTCAAAGATGCCCACCCCCTTATGAAAATTCTCCTACATCTCCTGAACCTTGTTTCTGCGCTGCTCCTCTGCTTGTTGGATATCGGTTGAAAAGTCCTGGATTCAGCAATTTTCTCCCGTACAGATATAGATTTGAGGAGTTCCTGACATCTGCTCTTAAGTTATTCAATTTTCAGCTGTACATTGATTCGTTTGCATGGGAAGAAGGACCTCGACTGGGAATGCACTTTAAGCTTTTCCCtgtatataatactaatgtcaACAATCCTAATATCTTCAATACAAGTGAGGTTCGGCGAATCCTCCATATGTTCGTATCATGGGACATTCATGATCCGGATATATTTGGACCTTATGAAGTTCTGAACTTCACTCTACTAGACGTTTATAAAGATG TGATTGCCACCTCTCAAAGGTCTGCTTTAAGCAAAGGTGCTTTGGTTGGCATAGTATTGGGGACCATTGCAGGTGCAGTTATATTGTCTGTAGTTGTTTCTCTTCTGACACTCAGGGCGCGTATGAGAAACCACCCTGCAGTTTTGAGAAGACGTCATC CATCTAAGGCCTCCATGAAAATTGATGGCGTGAAGCCTTTCACTTATGGGGAAATGGCTATGGCTACAAACAACTTCAACAGCTCCACTCAGGTTGGCCAAGGAGGGTATGGAAAGGTCTATAAAGGCACTCTGACAGATGGTACAGTTGTGGCCATAAAGCGTGCACAAGAGGGTTCATTACAGGGTGAGAAGGAGTTCTTAACAGAGATAGAGTTGTTGTCAAGGTTGCACCATCGGAACCTTGTGTCTTTGATTGGATACTGTGATGAAGAGTGTGAACAG ATGTTGGTCTATGAGTTTATGCCAAATGGTACTCTAAGGGATCACCTTTCTG CCAAGTCTAAAGAACCTCTGAGTTTTGCTATGAGATTGAGAATTGCCCTGGGATCAGCTAAGGGCATCCTCTACCTACATACGGAAGCTGATCCTCCTATATTTCACCGGGATATCAAGGCCAGCAACATATTATTGGACTTAAAGTATACTGCAAAAGTTGCTGATTTTGGACTTTCGCGACTGGCCCCAGTTCCAGATATTGAAGGGACTGTGCCTGCTCATATATCTACAGTTGTGAAGGGGACACCA GGTTACCTAGATCCGGAGTACTTcttaactcacaaattgaccGACAAAAGTGATGTTTATAGTCTCGGTATTGTATTTCTAGAACTCCTGACTGGGATGCAGCCAATTTCACGcggaaaaaatattgttagagag GTTAATGTTGCATATAAATCTGGTGTAATCTTTTCGGTTGTCGATGAGCGAATGGGTTCTTTTCCTTCTGATTGTGTGGTGAAGTTTTTGAGTTTGGCCCTCAAGTGTTGCCAAGATGAGACAGATGCACGGCCTTCGATGGCGGAGGTAGTCCGAGTGCTTGAAAGTTTATGGCATTTGATTCCGGATTCTGACACCAAAATGGCATATCCCATGGACACTGACACTGTAAAGGTTGTGAGTTTACAGTCATCGTCCTCTGCAGTGGAGAATCCTTATGTGTCATCAGATGTTTCTGGGAGCAACCTTGTTAGTGGAGTTGTTCCAAGCATCACGCCTAGATAG
- the LOC109002408 gene encoding 26S proteasome regulatory subunit 6B homolog: MAASALVMDPKPSTEPPPSFPSTRSDLHGGWTDQSSDEDDLYSRLKSLQRQMEFIDIQEEYVKDEQKNLKRELLRAQEEVKRIQSVPLVIGQFMEMVDQNNGIVGSTTGSNYYVRILSTINRELLKPSASVALHRHSNALVDVLPPEADSSISLLSQSEKPDVTYNDIGGCDIQKQEIREAVELPLTHHELYKQIGIDPPRGVLLYGPPGTGKTMLAKAVANHTTAAFIRVVGSEFVQKYLGEGPRMVRDVFRLAKENAPAIIFIDEVDAIATARFDAQTGADREVQRILMELLNQMDGFDQTVNVKVIMATNRADTLDPALLRPGRLDRKIEFPLPDRRQKRLVFQVCTAKMNLGDEVDLEDYVSRPDKISAAEIAAICQEAGMHAVRKNRYVILPKDFEKGYRTNVKKPDTDFEFYK, encoded by the exons ATGGCAGCCTCGGCCTTGGTAATGGACCCAAAACCTTCGACAGAACCGCCGCCGTCGTTCCCCTCCACCAGATCAGACCTCCACGGAGGCTGGACCGACCAGTCCTCTGACGAGGACGACCTCTACAGCCGCCTGAAGTCGCTGCAGCGGCAGATGGAGTTCATTGACATCCAGGAGGAGTACGTGAAGGATGAGCAGAAGAATCTGAAGCGCGAGCTCCTTCGCGCCCAGGAGGAGGTCAAGCGGATCCAATCGGTGCCCCTAGTGATAGGCCAGTTCATGGAGATGGTCGATCAGAACAACGGCATCGTTGGCTCCACCACCGGCTCTAATTACTACGTGCGGATTCTTAGCACCATCAACCGTGAGCTTCTGAAGCCCTCCGCTTCAGTCGCGCTTCACCGCCACTCCAACGCCCTCGTCGATGTCTTGCCCCCCGAAGCGGACTCCAGCATCTCGCTGCTCAGCCAGTCCGAGAAGCCTGATGTCACCTATAAT GATATTGGAGGATGTGACATTCAAAAGCAGGAAATTCGTGAGGCAGTGGAGCTACCTCTGACGCACCATGAGCTATACAAACAAATTGGTATAGATCCTCCTCGTGGTGTTTTGCTTTATGGTCCCCCTGGAACTGGCAAAACTATGCTTGCCAAGGCTGTTGCTAATCATACAACTGCAGCCTTTATTAGAGTTGTTGGCTCTGAATTTGTTCAGAAGTATCTGGGTGAG GGCCCACGGATGGTACGGGATGTTTTTCGCCTTGCCAAAGAGAATGCCCCAGCAATTATTTTCATTGATGAGGTTGATGCTATCGCTACAGCTAGATTTGATGCCCAAACTGGTGCTGACAGAGAAGTTCAGCGGATTCTCATGGAACTCCTGAATCAG ATGGATGGGTTTGATCAGACTGTCAATGTTAAGGTTATCATGGCAACTAATAGAGCAGATACCTTGGACCCTGCACTTCTACGTCCTGGAAGGCTTGACCGAAAAATTGAATTCCCTTTGCCTGATAGACGACAAAAGAGGCTTGTATTTCAG GTTTGCACTGCTAAAATGAACCTCGGTGATGAAGTAGACCTGGAGGACTATGTCTCTCGTCCAGACAAAATTAGTGCTGCTGAG ATTGCAGCTATTTGTCAAGAGGCTGGAATGCATGCAGTTCGCAAAAACAGATATGTCATACTTCCTAAGGACTTCGAGAAGGGGTACCGAACCAATGTGAAGAAGCCTGATACTGACTTTGAGTTTTACAAATGA